From Arctopsyche grandis isolate Sample6627 chromosome 12, ASM5162203v2, whole genome shotgun sequence, one genomic window encodes:
- the LOC143919617 gene encoding uncharacterized protein LOC143919617 codes for MDIENNNESGLVVEINNNCNCLIENVLKRRFASLPFNEKEIIVKSPKPTPILNIQSKTKTFKRYFNTETYEKISWICGCAHLTKLFCWPCILFSQEVNVWSKFGFSDLNNLSKSRKRHECSQAHICSAAQFKKFGKGPRIENFLSAQFKANIEMHNKEVTANRYILSKLISAICFLAKQEQPLRGHFEHQES; via the coding sequence atggatatcgaaaataacaatgagagtggacttgtcgtcgagatcaataataattgcaattgtttaattgaaaatgtgctgaaaagaagatttgcttctctcccatttaatgaaaaggagattattgttaagagccccaaacccacaccaatattaaatattcagtctaaaacaaaaacatttaaaaggtattttaacacagaaacatacgaaaaaatttcatggatttgtggatgtgctcacttaacgaaattattctgttggccatgtattttattttctcaagaagtgaatgtctggagtaaatttggattttctgacctaaacaatttaagtaaatcgcgcaagagacatgaatgttctcaagctcacatatgttctgctgctcaatttaaaaaatttggaaagggacctcgtatagaaaattttttaagtgctcaatttaaagcaaatattgaaatgcacaacaaagaagttactgcaaatagatacattttgtcgaaattaataagcgcgatctgttttttagcaaaacaagaacaacctttacgaggacattttgaacaccaggaatcgtaa